The genomic stretch GCCCGCGGAGGTGCTGGGCAGGAAGCTGTATTCGCTCGCGGCCATCGCCTGGGCGCTCGCCCTGTGGGGCCTCGAGTCGCTGCCGGCGGCGGCGGTGCGCAGGCGCGTGAGTCCGTGGGACGTGGTGGGGCCAGGGAGCGCTGGGCGCTGGGATGCCCTCTGCCGCTGGGCCGGGGAGGCCAGGCGCGGGACGCTCCTGTGCTGCGTGCGGCCGGCGCCCGCGGACTGGACGGCGCGAGCGGTGGCCGCACGAGCGGCGACGACAGTCGCCGCCTTTGCGCTCCCGGCGACGGGACCGCCATCGCTGTCCGCCTGTTCGTTCCGGGGAGCCGAGCGCGCTCGCTGAGGGACTTGCTCCGCAGCCATCGGCTCGCCCCGCGCAGAAGTCCGTCCCACCCGACACGCCCTGTCCTCGAAGAGCTGCCTCCGGCGGGACGGTAGGCGTCTGCTCTCCCAAGAGGCCCATGCCGGGATGAGGGGGCGGTACGGGAAGTCCGCGCAAAATGAAGAGCCTCACCCCGAAGTCCCACGCCGAGGCGGTGGCGGTGTTTCGCCACGGAGTCATCGGCGCCCTCACCCAGGCGCAGATGGACCGAGGCCAGCTCGCCTCGGCGCTCGAATCCCTCGCCCAGCAGCGCTTCGTGCCGCCGGGCGCCAAGGCGAGCCACTGCTACTCGGCGGCCACGCTCGAGCGCTGGTACTACGCGTACAAGAAGCGCGGCCTCTCAGGCCTCGCCCCGCGCGGCCGCAGCGACAAGGGCCGCGCCCAGCAGCTCTCGGCGGCCCAGCGCGAGCTGCTGCTCGACATCCGGCGGGAGTACCCGTCCGCGTCCGTGACGCTCATCCTGCGCACGCTCGTCACCGATGGCCGGCTCGAGAAGGACGCCGTCTCGGCGACGACGGTGCGCCGCCTCTTTGCGGAAGCAGGACTCGACCGCGTCGGGATGCGCGACGGCAGCGGCACGAAGACGCGCCTGCGTTGGCAGGCCGAGCGCCCAATGGCCCTGTGGCACGCGGACGTGTGTCACGGGCCTGGACTCACCGTCGGGGGCAAGTCGCTGCCCTTGCGCATCCACGCGCTGCTGGACGACGCGAGTCGGTACGTCGTGGCGTTGGAGGCCCACCACACTGAGCGCGAGGTGGACATGCTTGGCCTCATGGTGCGCGCCCTGCGCAAGCACGGTCTGCCGGACGCTCTCTACCTGGACAATGGCGCCACGTACCGGGGCGAGACGCTCGCCACCGCGTGCGCTCGCATCGGCACGTCGCTCTTGCACGCGCGGCCCTACGACGCCCCCGCCCGCGGGAAGATGGAGCGCTTCTGGCGCACGCTGCGCGAGGGCTGCCTCGACTTCCTCGGGCCCGTCGCCTCGCTGCACGACGTCAATGTCCGCCTCTGCGCCTTCCTCGACGCGCACTACCACGTCACGTCGCACGCTGCCCTCATGGGCGCGACACCGAAAACCGTCTTCGAGGCCACGCCCCGGGCGCCCGATGGCTTCGACGAGGCGAAGCTGCGCGAGGCCCTCACCACCCGCATCCGCCGACGCGTGCGGCGCGACACCACCGTCGCTGTCGATGGTGCCGACTACGAGCTCGACGCAGGCCACCTCGCCGGGCGCCTCGTGCACCTGTGCCGCTGCCTTGTCGACCAGGGTGAGGCTCCCTGGGCCGAATTCGAGGGCAAGCGCTACACCCTCCACCCAGTCGACGCGGTGAAGAACGCGCGCCGCAAGAGGCCGCTGCGTCGGCCTCCCGTCCACGACGAGACGTACCGGCCACACCCCGCGTTTGACCCGCCCCGCGCGCTCCTCGACCGCGCCGTCGGGCGTCCTCCTCGGCATCGCGATGCAGGTGAGTCATGACGCCCGCCTACGTCACCCACTTCGGCTTCTCCGAGGCGCCCTTCTCCAAGGAGATTGCCGACGCGGACCTCTGGCTGCCGGCCTCCAAGACGGACCTCGTCGAGGAACTCTGCGAAGCCGTGCGCGAGCGGCAGAGCGTCATGCTGGTGGGCGAGCCCGGCGTCGGCAAGACGTGCGTCCTGCGCGCGCTCCGCCACCGGCTACCCCAGGCGGGCTTCCGCCTCACCTACTGTCACAACGCCACGCTGGGCCGCCGCGACTTCTACCGCCAGCTGTGTCTTGCCCTCGGGCTCACGCCGTCCGCCACCGCGGCCTCTGTCTTCTACGCCGTGTCCAGCCACGTGAAGGACCTCGGTCGCGAGCGCGTCCACCCCGTCTTCCTCCTCGATGAGGCGCACCTGCTCCACCAGGACGTGCTCGACCACCTCCACATCCTCCTGAACTACCAGTGGGACTCGAAGGCGCTCCTCTCCCTCATCCTCGTCGGCCTGCCCGAGCTCGACTCGCGGCTCGCGATGCGCCGTAACCGCAGCCTCGCCTCCCGCCTCGCACGCCGGCTCACCATCGACGCGCTTCAGCCCGATGACACCGCGGAGTACCTCCGCCTGCGCCTGAAGAACGCGGGCTGCGAGCGAGAACTCTTCGCCTCCGACGCGATGGCGATGCTCCACGAGGCCGCCTCCGGCGCTCACCGCGACATTGACCGGCTCGCGACCACTGCGCTTCGCGAGGCCGCGCGTCGCAAGAAAAAGCTCGTCGAGCGCGACGTACTCGCACGCGTGCTCGACACCGACGCCGCCGCTCTGTAGGCCGGTCCCATCACCGAGCGCGCTCGCTGACGCTCGCGCTCGGTGATGCCCATCAACCAGGCGGATCGCTCGTCCATCAACCAGCTCGCCTCGCAACACCCGCGGCCCCAATCGCACCTGGGCGAGCGACATCACCTATATCTGGACGGCGGAGGGCCGGCTCTACCTGGCCGTCGTGCTCGACCTCTTCAGCCGCCGTGTCGTGGGATGGAGCATGGGCGAGGGAATCGACCGACACCTCGCGTTGGGCGCCCTCAACATGGCCCTCTCCGGGCGTGGAGCCCCTGCGATTCATCACTCCGACAGGGGCTGCCAATACGCCAGCGAGGACTACCGGGAGCGGCTGGCAGCGCACGGAGTCACCTGCTCGATGAGCCGCAAGGGCAACTGCTGGGACAATGCCGTCGTCGAAAGCTTCTTCAGCAGCTTGAAGATGGAGGTCGTCCACACGCGCAGCTTCCGGACGCGAGAAGATGCTCGACGAGCGCTGTTCGATTACCTTGAGGTGTTCTACAATCGAAAGCGTCGTCACTCCTCTCTCGGCTACATCAGCCCTGTGGAATACGAGCGAACGGCTGAGGTGCGAAGGCAGGCAGCGTAGTCAACCTGTCCACCGAAGCGGGTGATGCTCACTTCCATCAGGTATGCCATAGCCCAGGCCGTCTCTGGCAGCCAGCCCTTGCGCACGCAGCCCGCACGCAGGGACACAGCGTCCACCGTGCTGCCATTGCGCACGCCCACCTTCCGGTAGACGCTGCGCTCTACTTTGACGGGCCCCGCTTGTGTCTAGTAACTGGCTGGGTAGCGTCCGATTTGGGCAAAGAGGCGTCCGTCGACTTTGACGTGAGGCGCATCGATGTAGAGCCCTCGAAGCAACCTCCGCACCATATCGCGCTCCACCTCCGAGGCGTTGCTCGCCGCTCGCCGCTCCCATTCGGCGAAGTTCAGCGGCTTGCCGGAGCGAATCGCCGCCAAGCCCGCCTCCGACGCCCGTACCATCTTGCGCACTGCCTCTGCCGACTTCTCGGGTACTTCCACCGTCACCTTGACCATGAAGGCACCTCCCATGGCTCAATCCTCAGACACCCATCTCACTCCGCCGAGGCGCGAATAATCGTCCCCTCGGCCCGCCGTCAGCTCTACCGACACTCAGTTCCAGAACCACACCCGTTCGAGCGCACTGGGGCATGACATCATGTGCTGATTAGGTCGGGTCTGCGTGCTGCCCAGCCACCTCAGTCAGTATGACTTGAGGCGGCTGAGGTGCCCGTCGCATGCTGGATTCTCTACCCGCACTACGCCTTGACCAGCTCCAGCGGCTGGCCTTCGGGGACGTGCTTCATGGACACCGAGTTCATGCAGTAGCGCAGGCCGGTGGGCGGAGGGCCGTCGGGGAAGACGTGGCCCAGGTGCCCGTCGCAGCGCGCACAGCGGACCTCGGTGCGAATCATGCCGTGCGAGACGTCCTGGATTTCCGTCACCGCGTCGGACGCCACCGGCTGCGTGAAGGACGGCCATCCCGTGCCGGACTCGAACTTCGTGCCCGCCTTGAACAGGGGATTGCCGCAGCCCGCGCACACGTAGGTGCCGGGCGTCTTCGTGCCCAGGAAGCACCCGGAGCCAGGCCGCTCGGTGCCGTGGCGGCGGAGGACTTCATACTCCTGGGGGCTCAAGCGCTTGCGCCATTCGTCGTCGCTGAGGGTGAGCTTGTCGACCATGCCTTCCTGCTCCTTGTCCGGGCCCGGACCGGGGCCCACGCGCACATCAGATGCGCATCCTGCCCCAGCGTCGCGCCTGGTGGGCAGCAAGGTGTGAGGGAGCTTGTCCGGCTCTTCGCTTCAGGGCCAGGCGCAATCCGGGAGGCGGCGGCGGGGCGCCGGGGTTCAACGGGAGTGGGAGGGGCGTCATGCCAAGTGAGGAGCGTGCAATGCGGATTGGCGAGCTGATGACCAAGAACCTGGAGACCATCGAAGCGGGCGAGCCCATCCGGGCCGCGGCGCTGAGGATGCGCACGTGCAACATCGGCTCCCTGCCGGTGCTGGAGGGTGGGCAACTGGTGGGCATGCTGACGGACCGGGACATCGCGGTGCGGTCCGCGGCGCTGGGGCAGGACCCGAACACCACGCGCGTGCGCGAGGTGATGACGGCCACGGTCATCACCTGCGACGTGGACGCGACGCTCGAGGTGGCGGAAAAGGTGATGGAGGAGAAGATGGTGCGTCGCCTCGTGGTGGTGGACGGTGAGCGGCGGCCAGTGGGGCTCTTGAGCCTGGACGACCTGGCCACGGTGCCAGAGGAAGTCCTGCATGCGGGCGAGGTGCTGGAGCGGCTCCAGCAGGTCTGAAGCGACGGGGCGCGAGCGGTGCGGTTCACCGCTCGCGCCCTGGTGTCACCCTCAGGCGTCCGGGGCCGGACGGCACGACGCGACGAGCTCCGCCGCGGCGTCCTCCCACGGGACGTCCCGCTGCGCGCCGTCCCGCTGCCGCAGGCGGACGTTGCCCGCGGCCACCTCCCGTGCGCCCGCCACCACCAGCCACGGGACGCCCGCCGCGTGGGCATCCAGGACCTTGCGGGACAGGGATTCACCCCGCCGGTCCACGCTGGCGCGGCAGCCTGCCTCCTGGAGCTTCGCGGCGAAGCGCTCGGCGTAGTCGCCCGCGCCTTCACCCACGGCGGCCACCACCACCTGCTGTGGCGCCAGCCAGGGCGGCAGCGCGCCGCCGTGGTGCTCCAGCAGGACGCCGATGAAGCGCTCCAGGCTGCCGAGCAGGGCGCGGTGAAGCATCACCGGACGGACGCGGGCCCCGGAGGCGTCGACGTAGTGGAGGTCGAAGCGCTCCGGCAGCACGAGGTCCAGCTGGATGGTGCCGCACTGCCACGCGCGTCCCAGCCGGTCCTTCAGGACGAACTCCAGCTTGGGCCCGTAGAAGGCGCCCTCGCCCGGCTGCATGTGGCAGTGGAGCCCCGCTTCCTTCGCGGCCAGGAGGAGCCAGGACTCGGCCTTGTCCCAGAGCTCATCGCGGCCCGCGCGCGACGCGGGCCGGCCGGAGAAGGCCACCTGGACGTCGTCGAAGCCGAAGCCCGCGTAGAAGTCCTTCAGCGAGCGGGCGAAGCGGACGACCTCCGGCACCACCTGCGGCTCGGCGCAGAAGATGTGGCCGTCATCCTGGGTGAACTGCCGCAGGCGGAACAGGCCGTGGAGCGCGCCGCCGGGCTCCGCGCGGTGCACCAGGCCGAACTCGCCCAGGCGCAGCGGCAGGTCGCGGTAGCTGGGCGCCATGCGCTGCACCAGCTCGATGTGGCCGGGGCAGCTCACCGGCTTCACGCCCAGGTGCCGCGCGCCGTCCTCCACCAGGAACATGTTCTCCCGGAAGTTGTCCCAGTGGCCGCTGCGCTCCCACAAGGGCTGTGCGTAGAGCTGTGGGGTGCGGACTTCCTGGTAGCCCTCGCGCCGCATGCGCTGGCGGACGTGCTCCTCCAGCAGCCGGTACAGCAGCAGCCCGCGCGGGTGCCAGAACACCATGCCGGGTGCCTCTTCCTGCAGGTGGAAGAGGTCCAGGCGCTGGCCCAGCGCGCGGTGGTCGTGTTCGTCGAGCATTGCTTCGTCTCCGATTCGGAAGGGTGAAACGCCATCCGGACGGAGCGCTGAGCGAGCGCACGGTTGCCCCGGCCGGAGAAGGCGGGGCAGGGAACCGTGCGTTCGTCAGCTCACCACGTGACGCGCACGGCTCCACGCCCGCCGAAGCGAGTCGTGGTGCCGGTGGTCGTGGTGGTGATGACGAAGCTCACGGCGAAGAAGATGCGAGGGGCGCGGAGAATTGTCAACTCGGCCCCGTGCTGGTGTTGCTACGCCAACAGCGACGCGAGCCCGATGAGGCCGGCGATGAGGAAGAACAGCGACTCACCGGCGATGAGGCCACCGCCCATGAGGGACATGGTGCTCATGTCCTCCGGAAGGGCCTCGCCTTCACCCGGGCTGCCACTCACCGCCGGCTCTCCACGCTTGGAGAACGTGTTCCAGACGGACGTCACGATGCCGCCCGCGCCGAACCACAGCGACACCGGGAACGCCACGAAGCCGCCGAACGACGACGCGTAGGGACTGGGAAGCAGGATGGCGTCCACCGTCCAGCCGACGGCGAAGCCCTGGCGCGAACCCTTCACGTACTGCTGGTAGCGCGCGTTGCCTCGCACCACCTTGCGCAGCAGCTCGTAGACGAAGCCGATGGCCAGTCCGAGGAGCAGGGCATTCACGACGGCCTGCGACAGCGAGCCGAGGTCGCGGATGGCGCCCACCAGCTTGTACGTCATCGCGGAGCCCCACTGGCCTACCTCGGCGTTGGGGTTGTCGAGCTGGTTGATGGTGAGCGCCGGGTAGGCGGTCATGAACACGCGCGCCAGGCCCACGCACAGCAGCGCGCCCATGATGACGCCCAGCACCTGGTAGCGGAACTGGGTGACGCGGTTGGTGCCCAGGCGCCAGCCGGTGGAGCGGTCCTGCTGCATATCGCAGCCCACCGAAGTGGAGATGAGCAGGATGGTGGCGGCCATCATGCCCACCAGTGGGACGCGCAGGCCCATCATGGACATCATCAGCACGGAGATGACGAAGGCGCTGGAGATGGGGTTCTGGTCGGTGATGCCGAACGAGATGCCGTTGATGAGCACGAACAGCAGGGCGAGCAGCATGCCGAAGAGAAGCCAGCCGACGGGCTGATTCAGCACCTGCGTGCCCACCAGCAGCGTCGCGCCGCCCCAGACACCCACCCAGGCCAGCAGCCGGGGGATGTTGACCTTCTTCCAGGACTCCTCCTCTTCGTCCTTCGCCGAGGCCCGTTCGCGGATGCGCTTCGCCGCCTGGACCGCCAGCAGCGACAGGTCCACCGCGGCCGCGCCGCAAATCATCCCGAGGCCGATGACGAAGCCGATTTTGCGGAACGGGTCCTGAGGGCCCAGCCACCCCATCTCACGCAGGGTGGGCACCAGCACCAAGCCGATGACGGCCATCACGATGGCGGGCACGGTGATGCGGCTGCCGACAATCATGCCCGCGCCCAGCGTGGCCGCGCTGGTGCCGATGGAGGCGACGAAGGCCACCTTCTCCGTCATCCACGCCGCCAGGGCGCCCAGCAGGGTGCCGCCGCCCAGCTTGGAGATGGACGCCTTGAGCAGGCGCTTGTCCGTGAGGGCGCGCAGGATGTTGGCCACCGCCAGCCCGGACGGATAGTCGAGCTGGAGCTTGTCCACGAGCAGGGGCGTGTAGAGCATGCCCACGCCCACGGCGAACATGCCCACGCAGCCGACGAAGAGCATCAGTTG from Myxococcus xanthus encodes the following:
- a CDS encoding DDE-type integrase/transposase/recombinase, with translation MKSLTPKSHAEAVAVFRHGVIGALTQAQMDRGQLASALESLAQQRFVPPGAKASHCYSAATLERWYYAYKKRGLSGLAPRGRSDKGRAQQLSAAQRELLLDIRREYPSASVTLILRTLVTDGRLEKDAVSATTVRRLFAEAGLDRVGMRDGSGTKTRLRWQAERPMALWHADVCHGPGLTVGGKSLPLRIHALLDDASRYVVALEAHHTEREVDMLGLMVRALRKHGLPDALYLDNGATYRGETLATACARIGTSLLHARPYDAPARGKMERFWRTLREGCLDFLGPVASLHDVNVRLCAFLDAHYHVTSHAALMGATPKTVFEATPRAPDGFDEAKLREALTTRIRRRVRRDTTVAVDGADYELDAGHLAGRLVHLCRCLVDQGEAPWAEFEGKRYTLHPVDAVKNARRKRPLRRPPVHDETYRPHPAFDPPRALLDRAVGRPPRHRDAGES
- a CDS encoding ExeA family protein, whose translation is MTPAYVTHFGFSEAPFSKEIADADLWLPASKTDLVEELCEAVRERQSVMLVGEPGVGKTCVLRALRHRLPQAGFRLTYCHNATLGRRDFYRQLCLALGLTPSATAASVFYAVSSHVKDLGRERVHPVFLLDEAHLLHQDVLDHLHILLNYQWDSKALLSLILVGLPELDSRLAMRRNRSLASRLARRLTIDALQPDDTAEYLRLRLKNAGCERELFASDAMAMLHEAASGAHRDIDRLATTALREAARRKKKLVERDVLARVLDTDAAAL
- the msrB gene encoding peptide-methionine (R)-S-oxide reductase MsrB; this translates as MVDKLTLSDDEWRKRLSPQEYEVLRRHGTERPGSGCFLGTKTPGTYVCAGCGNPLFKAGTKFESGTGWPSFTQPVASDAVTEIQDVSHGMIRTEVRCARCDGHLGHVFPDGPPPTGLRYCMNSVSMKHVPEGQPLELVKA
- a CDS encoding CBS domain-containing protein; amino-acid sequence: MPSEERAMRIGELMTKNLETIEAGEPIRAAALRMRTCNIGSLPVLEGGQLVGMLTDRDIAVRSAALGQDPNTTRVREVMTATVITCDVDATLEVAEKVMEEKMVRRLVVVDGERRPVGLLSLDDLATVPEEVLHAGEVLERLQQV
- the thrS gene encoding threonine--tRNA ligase yields the protein MLDEHDHRALGQRLDLFHLQEEAPGMVFWHPRGLLLYRLLEEHVRQRMRREGYQEVRTPQLYAQPLWERSGHWDNFRENMFLVEDGARHLGVKPVSCPGHIELVQRMAPSYRDLPLRLGEFGLVHRAEPGGALHGLFRLRQFTQDDGHIFCAEPQVVPEVVRFARSLKDFYAGFGFDDVQVAFSGRPASRAGRDELWDKAESWLLLAAKEAGLHCHMQPGEGAFYGPKLEFVLKDRLGRAWQCGTIQLDLVLPERFDLHYVDASGARVRPVMLHRALLGSLERFIGVLLEHHGGALPPWLAPQQVVVAAVGEGAGDYAERFAAKLQEAGCRASVDRRGESLSRKVLDAHAAGVPWLVVAGAREVAAGNVRLRQRDGAQRDVPWEDAAAELVASCRPAPDA
- a CDS encoding OPT/YSL family transporter; the encoded protein is MGTWKYHLLLSAVALFVLGPLGGIAASYMNFSVGFFVGGQVLAGILGSAVTYGYGAEGKHGANYMQTMAASVASLCAMSVLIQSMVWLGMEMPPAWQLMLFVGCVGMFAVGVGMLYTPLLVDKLQLDYPSGLAVANILRALTDKRLLKASISKLGGGTLLGALAAWMTEKVAFVASIGTSAATLGAGMIVGSRITVPAIVMAVIGLVLVPTLREMGWLGPQDPFRKIGFVIGLGMICGAAAVDLSLLAVQAAKRIRERASAKDEEEESWKKVNIPRLLAWVGVWGGATLLVGTQVLNQPVGWLLFGMLLALLFVLINGISFGITDQNPISSAFVISVLMMSMMGLRVPLVGMMAATILLISTSVGCDMQQDRSTGWRLGTNRVTQFRYQVLGVIMGALLCVGLARVFMTAYPALTINQLDNPNAEVGQWGSAMTYKLVGAIRDLGSLSQAVVNALLLGLAIGFVYELLRKVVRGNARYQQYVKGSRQGFAVGWTVDAILLPSPYASSFGGFVAFPVSLWFGAGGIVTSVWNTFSKRGEPAVSGSPGEGEALPEDMSTMSLMGGGLIAGESLFFLIAGLIGLASLLA